The Formosa sp. Hel1_33_131 genome window below encodes:
- a CDS encoding c-type cytochrome, whose translation MKSVSKIIVLALVLVTVFSCQNDNSPNYQYFPNMYAPIGYEAYGEYDVFPNSQEALLPVEGTISRGHSLYEFENSNEGYAAALSDLKSPIASAELDAKRGKELYEIYCGICHGNKGAGQGKLVKREKILGVPSYADRAITEGSIYHVIYYGKNTMGSYANLLNEEERWQVTAYVETLRAELKK comes from the coding sequence TTGTCACTGTTTTTTCATGTCAAAATGATAACAGTCCAAACTACCAATACTTCCCAAACATGTATGCACCTATAGGCTATGAAGCTTATGGCGAGTACGATGTTTTTCCAAACTCCCAAGAGGCATTATTGCCTGTTGAAGGAACGATCTCTAGAGGTCATTCTTTATATGAATTTGAAAACAGTAACGAAGGTTATGCAGCAGCGCTTTCAGATTTAAAATCTCCCATAGCATCTGCTGAATTAGACGCTAAAAGAGGAAAAGAGCTGTATGAGATTTACTGTGGTATTTGTCATGGAAACAAAGGCGCTGGTCAAGGAAAGCTTGTGAAAAGAGAAAAAATTCTTGGAGTTCCAAGTTATGCAGATAGAGCCATTACTGAAGGAAGTATTTACCACGTTATCTATTACGGTAAAAACACTATGGGATCTTACGCAAATTTATTGAATGAGGAAGAACGTTGGCAAGTGACTGCTTACGTAGAAACCCTTAGAGCAGAATTAAAAAAATAA
- a CDS encoding quinol:cytochrome C oxidoreductase → MYTFSKRLKIVSLALFVIGAIGWGTSYVATHGLTLDDVKVLLAEENSHHGADASHGEETTEAMHHDVQTDAEAHAAMMHSTHDSDTHAEDAHGSEAHNDDAHAEHVLHQMHNRPYAALYVAAFFFFMISLGVLAFYGIQYAAQAGWSPVLFRVMEAITYYVLPGGLIVLCIALWADHHIFIWMDPEVVAHDALIQAKAGWLDKTWFAVRGLIFITGWSLYRYFSRKFSLAQDQADINDNSFFKKNFRISAAFLVFYIYTESMMSWDWIMSVDPHWFSTLFGWYVFASMFVSGITVIALITIYLKSKGLMEFVNDSHLHDLAKFMFAISVFWTYLWFSQFMLIWYANIPEEVTYFVTRIEDYNLPFFGMIILNFIFPFLVLMNSDYKRVPWFIVMAGIVILFGHYIDIFNMIMPATVGDRWFIGVPEISAIVLFLGLFLFIVFYALSKAPLLAKGNPFIKESEHFHY, encoded by the coding sequence ATGTACACGTTTTCAAAAAGACTTAAAATTGTTTCCCTCGCACTGTTTGTCATTGGTGCAATAGGATGGGGCACAAGCTATGTAGCAACACACGGGCTCACCCTCGATGATGTTAAAGTACTATTAGCAGAAGAAAATTCGCACCATGGAGCAGACGCTTCTCATGGCGAAGAAACGACAGAAGCAATGCATCATGACGTTCAAACAGACGCGGAGGCGCATGCTGCAATGATGCATTCCACACACGATTCTGACACGCATGCAGAAGATGCACACGGATCGGAAGCGCACAATGATGATGCGCACGCAGAGCATGTATTGCACCAAATGCACAACAGACCTTATGCAGCTTTATATGTAGCAGCATTCTTCTTTTTTATGATATCCTTAGGGGTACTTGCGTTTTACGGTATTCAATATGCAGCACAAGCAGGGTGGTCACCAGTACTATTTAGAGTCATGGAAGCCATTACGTATTACGTATTACCTGGAGGTTTAATTGTTTTATGTATCGCATTATGGGCAGATCATCACATCTTTATATGGATGGATCCAGAAGTCGTTGCACATGACGCACTGATTCAAGCAAAAGCAGGTTGGTTAGATAAAACATGGTTTGCAGTAAGAGGATTGATCTTTATCACAGGATGGAGTTTATACCGTTATTTCTCACGTAAATTCTCACTAGCACAAGATCAAGCAGATATAAATGACAACAGTTTCTTTAAAAAGAACTTTAGAATTTCAGCAGCATTCTTAGTATTTTACATCTACACAGAATCCATGATGTCTTGGGATTGGATCATGAGTGTTGACCCACACTGGTTCAGTACCTTATTTGGATGGTATGTATTTGCAAGTATGTTTGTCAGTGGAATCACAGTAATTGCATTGATTACAATTTATCTAAAATCTAAAGGATTGATGGAGTTTGTAAACGACAGTCATTTACATGATTTGGCAAAATTTATGTTTGCGATTAGTGTGTTCTGGACCTATTTATGGTTCTCACAATTCATGCTTATCTGGTATGCAAACATTCCTGAAGAGGTCACCTATTTTGTAACCCGTATTGAAGACTACAACTTACCATTCTTTGGAATGATTATATTAAACTTTATTTTCCCATTCCTAGTACTCATGAACAGCGATTACAAGCGTGTGCCATGGTTTATAGTAATGGCAGGTATTGTGATTTTATTCGGTCATTATATAGATATTTTCAATATGATTATGCCGGCAACAGTAGGAGACCGATGGTTTATTGGGGTTCCTGAAATTAGTGCCATAGTATTGTTCTTAGGATTATTCTTATTCATTGTTTTTTATGCGCTTTCAAAAGCACCATTATTAGCAAAAGGAAATCCTTTTATCAAGGAAAGCGAACACTTTCATTATTAA
- a CDS encoding cytochrome c oxidase subunit II, whose product MTGLLTILILLGITIAIWQMVKIFDLAQVNKDITQVANDGDNKTQGYLMLGFLGFIYGITIVSFVLWGDLPLTSNSASEHGPEIDRLMIISMAVIFVVQTITQFLLHYFAFKYKGEKGRKALFYADNDKLEFLWTIIPVIVLAGLIMYGLFTWTDIMYVDEDEDPLVIELYAQQFNWKARYAGEDNVLGKANVRLINLDNANILGLDEADPNAQDDVITTELHLPVGVPVLFKMRSQDVLHSAYMPHFRAQMNCVPGMITQFAFTPTVTTEEMRLNPDIYEKVRNINKIRVNKSKKLQAKGEEPLDSYEFDYLLLCNKICGKSHYNMQMKIIVESEEDYKAWLQEQKLFKNSLVQN is encoded by the coding sequence ATGACTGGCTTATTAACAATATTAATTTTATTAGGGATCACAATTGCAATTTGGCAAATGGTCAAAATCTTTGATTTAGCACAAGTAAATAAAGATATAACTCAAGTTGCAAACGACGGTGACAACAAAACGCAAGGATACCTTATGTTGGGCTTTTTAGGCTTTATATACGGAATCACAATTGTGTCATTTGTACTTTGGGGCGATTTACCATTAACCTCTAATTCGGCATCTGAACACGGCCCTGAAATTGACCGATTAATGATCATTTCGATGGCAGTGATTTTTGTCGTGCAAACGATTACACAGTTTTTATTACACTACTTCGCTTTTAAATATAAAGGTGAAAAAGGACGTAAAGCATTATTTTATGCAGACAATGACAAGCTAGAGTTTCTCTGGACTATCATCCCTGTCATTGTATTAGCAGGACTTATCATGTATGGGTTGTTCACATGGACAGACATCATGTATGTTGACGAAGACGAGGATCCATTGGTCATTGAGTTATACGCTCAACAATTCAACTGGAAAGCACGCTATGCTGGTGAAGACAATGTTTTAGGAAAAGCCAATGTGCGACTCATTAATCTTGACAACGCCAATATTTTAGGTTTAGATGAAGCAGATCCAAATGCGCAAGACGATGTCATTACCACTGAATTGCACCTTCCTGTAGGCGTACCAGTATTATTCAAAATGCGTTCACAAGATGTGTTACACTCCGCCTATATGCCTCACTTTAGAGCACAAATGAATTGTGTTCCTGGAATGATTACACAGTTTGCATTCACTCCAACCGTAACCACGGAAGAAATGCGATTGAATCCTGACATCTATGAAAAAGTAAGAAACATCAATAAAATCAGAGTTAATAAAAGTAAAAAACTACAAGCAAAAGGCGAAGAACCTTTAGATAGCTATGAGTTTGACTACCTATTACTTTGTAATAAAATATGTGGAAAATCACACTATAACATGCAAATGAAAATCATTGTAGAATCGGAAGAAGACTACAAGGCATGGTTACAAGAGCAAAAATTATTCAAGAACTCCCTAGTTCAAAATTAA
- a CDS encoding cytochrome c oxidase subunit I gives MSAQVDTHAHQDDHGHHPKETFITKYIFCQDHKMIAKQYLITGLIMGIIGVLMSLLMRMQIAWPTEPNVIFEALLGKWAPGGVMDADIYLALVTIHGTIMVFFVLTAGLSGTFSNLLIPLQIGARDMASGFLNMISYWLFFLSSVIMVASFFVEAGPAAAGWTIYPPLSALPMAQGGSGAGMTLWLVSMAIFIASSLLGSLNYIVTVLNLRTKGMSMTRLPLTIWTFFITAVIGVVSFPVLLSAALLLIMDRSFGTSFFLSDIFIQGEVLHYQGGSPVLFEHLFWFLGHPEVYIVILPAMGLVSEILATNSRKPIFGYRAMIASVLAIAFLSTIVWGHHMFISGMNPFLGSVFTFTTLLIAIPSAVKAFNWITTLWKGNIQLNPAMLFSIGFVSTFITGGLTGIILGDSALDINVHDTYFVVAHFHLVMGISALYGLFAGVYHWFPKMFGRMLNKNLGYIHFWVTAICAYGVFFPMHFIGMAGLPRRYYTNSNFPLFDDTSNVQILITVFALIGGAFQLVFIWNFFHSIFFGKKAEQNPWRSNTLEWTTPVEHIHGNWPGEIPHVHRWSYDYSKPGHDDDFVPQNVPLKEGEEELQH, from the coding sequence ATGTCAGCACAGGTAGATACTCACGCACACCAAGACGATCACGGACATCATCCCAAAGAAACTTTTATAACAAAGTATATCTTTTGTCAAGATCACAAGATGATCGCTAAACAGTATTTGATTACGGGGCTTATTATGGGTATTATTGGGGTATTAATGTCTCTTTTAATGCGTATGCAAATCGCATGGCCTACAGAGCCAAATGTAATTTTTGAAGCTCTTTTAGGCAAATGGGCACCAGGAGGTGTGATGGATGCAGATATCTATCTAGCCTTAGTCACCATTCATGGAACCATCATGGTATTCTTTGTATTAACGGCTGGCTTGAGTGGAACCTTTAGTAACTTATTAATTCCTTTGCAAATTGGAGCACGAGATATGGCCTCTGGATTTCTTAATATGATTTCTTACTGGTTATTCTTTTTGTCTAGTGTGATTATGGTTGCTTCCTTTTTTGTAGAAGCAGGGCCCGCAGCAGCAGGTTGGACAATTTACCCTCCATTAAGCGCATTGCCTATGGCACAAGGTGGATCAGGTGCAGGAATGACTTTGTGGTTAGTATCCATGGCAATCTTTATCGCCTCCTCTTTATTAGGATCTTTAAATTACATCGTAACTGTTTTAAACCTCAGAACAAAAGGAATGTCAATGACAAGATTACCATTAACTATATGGACGTTTTTCATCACCGCTGTCATTGGTGTGGTATCGTTTCCAGTCCTATTATCGGCAGCATTGTTGTTAATTATGGACCGTAGTTTTGGAACCTCTTTCTTCTTATCGGATATATTTATTCAAGGAGAAGTATTACACTACCAAGGTGGATCTCCTGTATTATTTGAACACTTATTCTGGTTCTTAGGACATCCTGAAGTATATATAGTTATTCTACCGGCTATGGGCTTAGTATCAGAAATACTAGCAACCAATTCGCGTAAACCAATTTTTGGATACCGTGCCATGATAGCCTCTGTTTTGGCGATTGCATTTTTGTCAACCATTGTATGGGGACACCATATGTTTATTTCAGGAATGAATCCATTTTTAGGATCGGTATTTACATTCACCACTCTATTAATAGCCATTCCATCCGCAGTAAAAGCCTTTAATTGGATTACCACCCTTTGGAAAGGAAATATACAACTGAACCCAGCAATGCTGTTTTCTATTGGATTTGTTTCAACCTTCATTACAGGAGGACTTACCGGAATTATTCTTGGAGACAGTGCTTTAGATATCAATGTGCATGATACGTATTTTGTAGTGGCACACTTCCATTTAGTAATGGGAATATCAGCACTCTACGGATTGTTTGCAGGAGTTTACCATTGGTTCCCAAAAATGTTTGGACGTATGCTTAACAAAAACTTAGGATACATTCACTTCTGGGTCACGGCTATTTGTGCTTATGGCGTATTTTTCCCAATGCACTTTATTGGGATGGCAGGATTGCCAAGACGTTATTACACCAACAGTAACTTCCCATTATTTGATGACACTTCAAATGTTCAAATACTAATTACCGTATTTGCACTTATCGGAGGAGCGTTTCAATTGGTCTTTATATGGAACTTCTTTCACAGCATATTCTTCGGTAAAAAAGCAGAACAGAATCCTTGGAGGTCTAACACATTAGAGTGGACAACACCTGTAGAGCATATCCACGGAAACTGGCCAGGAGAGATTCCTCATGTACACCGTTGGTCTTATGACTACAGCAAACCAGGTCACGACGACGACTTTGTACCACAAAACGTCCCTTTAAAAGAAGGCGAAGAAGAGCTGCAACACTAA
- the ruvB gene encoding Holliday junction branch migration DNA helicase RuvB, translated as MNENLNPNDDHFTPEEQDIEKVLRPLSFDDFAGQDQVLENLQIFVEAAVERDEALDHTLFHGPPGLGKTTLAHILANELGVGIKVTSGPVLDKPGDLAGLLTNLEERDVLFIDEIHRLSPIVEEYLYSAMEDYKIDIMIESGPNARTVQINLNPFTLVGATTRSGLLTAPMRARFGISSRLQYYTTELLSTILERSAEILKVPISFESAVEIAGRSRGTPRIANALLRRVRDFAQIKGNGKIDIEIAKFGLKALNVDAHGLDEMDNKILTTIIDKFKGGPVGVTTIATAVSESPETIEEVYEPFLIQQGFIMRTPRGREVTDLAYKHLGRIKGDIQGGLF; from the coding sequence ATGAATGAAAACCTTAACCCTAACGACGATCACTTCACACCAGAAGAACAAGACATAGAAAAGGTGTTAAGACCCCTTTCATTCGATGACTTTGCGGGACAAGATCAAGTCCTTGAAAATCTTCAGATATTTGTAGAAGCCGCCGTAGAACGCGACGAAGCCTTGGATCATACCTTGTTTCATGGCCCTCCAGGACTTGGAAAAACCACCCTTGCACACATACTCGCCAATGAACTTGGCGTAGGCATTAAAGTCACTTCAGGTCCTGTACTGGATAAGCCCGGAGACTTGGCAGGATTGCTCACCAACCTTGAAGAACGGGATGTCTTATTCATTGATGAAATTCACCGTTTGAGTCCTATTGTAGAGGAATATTTATACTCCGCAATGGAAGATTATAAAATTGACATAATGATTGAATCTGGGCCCAATGCCCGAACGGTTCAAATCAACTTAAACCCATTTACATTAGTCGGTGCAACCACCAGATCAGGACTGTTAACCGCACCCATGCGTGCCCGATTTGGAATCAGTAGCCGTTTACAATATTATACAACAGAACTACTTTCAACCATCCTCGAAAGAAGTGCTGAAATACTAAAAGTTCCCATCAGTTTTGAGTCCGCAGTAGAAATTGCGGGACGAAGTCGAGGAACCCCTCGTATTGCAAACGCCTTATTACGTCGTGTAAGAGATTTTGCACAAATCAAAGGCAACGGAAAAATCGACATTGAAATCGCCAAATTCGGATTGAAAGCCCTGAATGTAGATGCGCATGGGCTTGATGAAATGGACAATAAAATTTTGACCACTATTATTGATAAATTCAAAGGCGGGCCCGTTGGTGTCACCACCATCGCAACCGCAGTGAGTGAAAGTCCAGAAACAATCGAAGAAGTTTACGAACCTTTTTTGATTCAACAAGGATTTATCATGCGAACACCCAGAGGTCGTGAAGTCACCGATCTTGCATACAAACATTTAGGACGCATTAAAGGCGATATTCAAGGAGGACTGTTTTAG
- the queG gene encoding tRNA epoxyqueuosine(34) reductase QueG — protein sequence MNLKNHYSSLIKAEAKRLGFLSCGMSKAGFLEEEAPRLESWLKKNSHGKMQYMENHFDKRLDPTLLVEDSKSVVSLIYNYFPEETQHDPEAPKISKYAYGRDYHFVIKDKLKQLLEFIKEEIGEVHGRAFVDSAPILEKAWAKKAGLGWIGKHSNLLTQQVGSFYFIAELIIDLELDYDSPVTDHCGTCTACIDACPTEAISPEHGVDGSKCISYFTIELKEQIPSEMKGQFDNWMFGCDICQDVCPWNRFSKEHSEPLFNPKPELLSMTKQDWEEITQDTFSKVFQHSAVKRTKFSGLKRNIEFLK from the coding sequence ATGAATTTAAAAAACCACTATTCAAGTTTAATAAAAGCAGAAGCCAAACGCCTCGGTTTTTTGTCTTGTGGTATGAGTAAGGCGGGTTTTTTAGAAGAAGAAGCCCCGCGTTTGGAGTCGTGGCTCAAAAAAAACAGCCATGGTAAAATGCAGTACATGGAAAACCATTTTGACAAACGCCTTGATCCCACGTTGTTAGTAGAGGATTCCAAGAGTGTTGTCTCTCTTATATATAATTATTTCCCTGAAGAAACCCAACACGATCCAGAAGCCCCAAAAATTAGTAAATATGCCTATGGCAGGGACTATCACTTTGTCATAAAAGACAAACTCAAACAACTTTTAGAATTTATAAAAGAAGAAATAGGCGAAGTTCACGGGCGTGCATTTGTGGACTCCGCACCAATTTTGGAAAAAGCTTGGGCGAAGAAAGCAGGGCTAGGATGGATTGGAAAACACAGCAATTTACTAACGCAACAAGTGGGGTCTTTCTATTTTATTGCAGAGCTTATTATTGATTTAGAATTAGATTATGATAGCCCTGTGACTGACCACTGTGGCACATGCACAGCTTGTATAGATGCCTGCCCAACAGAAGCTATTTCTCCAGAACATGGAGTCGATGGTAGCAAGTGTATTTCCTACTTCACCATTGAGCTCAAAGAACAAATTCCGTCAGAAATGAAAGGTCAATTTGACAACTGGATGTTTGGATGTGATATATGCCAAGATGTATGCCCATGGAATCGGTTTTCAAAAGAACACTCTGAACCCTTATTCAATCCAAAACCAGAATTGTTGTCCATGACCAAACAAGATTGGGAAGAAATTACCCAAGACACCTTCTCTAAAGTATTTCAACATTCAGCAGTAAAACGCACAAAGTTTTCAGGGTTAAAAAGAAATATCGAATTTTTAAAATAA